The Elaeis guineensis isolate ETL-2024a chromosome 13, EG11, whole genome shotgun sequence genome includes a region encoding these proteins:
- the LOC105056403 gene encoding E3 ubiquitin-protein ligase RHA2A has protein sequence MGLSNRLHDVSSDSIPILLLVTAAEWVAYLRSLLLCLLHSLGLLRLHPSSAVADDPLFPAAGSGLAGLVVIASSTRSFIYEAPPSAEKEEVDCVVCLCGLADGDRVRRLACCHVFHSKCLDGWFDQMNLSCPLCRSPLVAAERRADADRRIGAELVAWLSPYRSDQLPIGRR, from the coding sequence atggGGTTGTCGAACCGACTCCATGACGTCTCCAGCGACTCCATCCCGATCCTCCTCCTCGTGACGGCCGCCGAGTGGGTCGCGTACCTCCGCTCCCTCCTCCTCTGCCTCCTCCACTCCCTCGGCCTCCTCCGCCTCCACCCATCCTCCGCCGTCGCCGATGACCCCCTCTTCCCCGCCGCCGGATCCGGCCTCGCCGGCCTGGTCGTCATCGCCTCCTCCACCCGCTCCTTCATCTACGAGGCCCCGCCGTCGGCGGAGAAGGAGGAGGTGGACTGCGTGGTGTGCCTCTGCGGTCTCGCCGACGGCGACCGGGTCAGGCGGCTGGCGTGCTGCCACGTGTTCCACAGCAAGTGCCTCGACGGGTGGTTCGACCAGATGAACCTGAGTTGTCCTCTCTGCCGGTCGCCGCTGGTGGCGGCGGAGCGGCGAGCCGATGCAGATCGCCGGATCGGGGCGGAGCTCGTCGCCTGGCTCTCCCCCTATCGATCTGATCAACTGCCGATCGGACGGCGCTGA